From the genome of Bos indicus x Bos taurus breed Angus x Brahman F1 hybrid chromosome 19, Bos_hybrid_MaternalHap_v2.0, whole genome shotgun sequence:
GGGCTGTTTTTACTGAGTGGTTCCTGAGGCTCAGGAGAGGGGATAGGATCAGGTGGATGTTGGTGGTAGAAACACTACCACCTGACCAGGCACCCTCACACGGACCTTGTATGGTTGTCAGGAGCCCTGGACCGACGGCTGGAGGCCAACAATCCCTACAGGTGGTGCTCGGGGTGATGTACTGACAATGAGCGGGTGTTTTCCAGTTGCTGGCCTCCGATGCCTGTCTAGGGTAAGTGGGTCCCTCCAGGGGTCTCTTAGGATGAGGCCTCAGCTCCATGTTCCCATCATGGGGTGGGAGGAGCCCTCTCCAGCCTCTTTTAAGCCTGCTGTCACCTCTATTAAGCCTCCACTAATCCCTGAAAGCTTCCATCCCAAGCGTGGGTCCCTGATGCTTTATATCCTCAACTCCAGGAATCCTGGGCCACTGAAACTCAGATAGATGTTGGTGAGACCAGAGAGTGACTGTAGGCATGAAGTTGAAGGGACAATTCTGTTAGGGAGGCAGATAgccaggttcaaatcccaactcAGAAGTTAGGAGCCTTGGACTTCCCTTTTACAGGATGTGCCAGGCCATGAACATCACAGGAATATTGGAAAGGGAGTTAGAAAGAAACCAGAAAGAGGAGTGGTTTTGTCTTAACTAATTGGGGTGGAAGGTTGAGAGGGAGAAAGACAGCACAGTGATACTCTGAAGCTGTGCAGTCTGCTTGCTGTCCCTCTGGGGCAGGGCAAGCTGCAGAGGGCTTCTGCTCTCCACATGCTTGCCTTCATGCCCTCACCCTTGCCATGTTACCCCGCATCCTCTCCCTTATCCCCCATTAACATGACCATCCCAAGATCTTGACTTCCTggagctccccacccccactcttccTGTCCTTTCTGCCCTGTGCTCCCCTAGCATGACATCCGCCTCGccctcttcttccccaccccttcctcaTCCCCTCCACCCCAGCCATGCCCCACCACCTCACCTTCTGCCTTCTCAGCCACTGCcgctctctttcctcttccttgccCATCTCCCAGGTATGTCGTGGCCTGGTGCGGGAGGCTCCTACTTCCCCAAGTCCCACAGCTTCTCCTGCTGCCCGCTTGCTTCGGACTCTGGCAGAAACCCCATCCGCTGACAAGTTCCTCCCAGGGAATTGGCAAGTGATTAGTGATGAGCTGTCAGCACAGGGCCCTGAAACCCCCCAGAGAAGTTGTGTCCCATCCTTGGACCCCTGCCCAGTGCCACCTGGCTGGAAGCAGCTCACAGAGCCTGCCTGGATTTTGGGTGGTCAGTCCACCTACCCGGTTCCTCCAAGACCTAAAATCCAGTTCTCTGGCCAATGCAGAAGCCCAGGCACATCACTCTCCAGGTCTGGCACTGATTGCCCACATGCCTTGGGTAGTGCCATCAAGTCTTCCCTGGCTTCTACTATCCATCACAGTCCTACAAGCCATCGGCTCTACGTGGCTGAAAAGGGGAGTGACAAATCTGCtccagttgaatgaatgaatgaatggtttccCTTGACTATGTTAGGGAAGAGGAGTGGAGagtccctcccaccttccctgtGTCCACCACCAACAAGGGGTCATTGGAAGTCTCTAGAATGATCTAGTCCAGAAACCTTCCCAACGGAGTGACTCCTTGGAAGCTGCTCTTCCATTCTTCCACTCAAGCCCCCATGGCCCCAGATGAGAGTAGAAGAAAGGTGTCAAAGAAGCCCTTCAGGGCTCAGGAGGATGGTCCCCTGAGGATAAACCCCAGAGCAGTTAACACAGAAGTACAAGAGGGTGGACAgggaaggcaggggtggggacGCCGGCGTTGCTTAACCAGCTTAACCAGCCTTGGGTCCTCCTCAGGTCTTCGATGTGCCAGCATCTCTGGCCGTGGCCCGCTAACCTGCCTCTCCTGGGCCGGCTCCTGCCGCGCCCCCTCTCGcttgctccctcctcctcctgctcctctctcCCCTGCTCCCAGGACGGCGGGATGGCTGCGCAGGGCTCGCCGCGCTTCCTCCTGACCTTCGACTTTGATGAGACTATCGTGGACGAAAACAGCGACGACTCGATCGTGCGCGCAGCGCCGGGCCAGCGGCTCCCGGAAAGCCTGCGTGCCACCTACCGCGAGGGCTTCTACAACGAGTACATGCAGCGCGTCTTCCAGTACCTGGGCGACCAGGGCGTGCGGCCGCGAGACTTGCGCGCCGTCTACGAGTCCATCCCGCTGTCGCCCGGCATGGGCGAGCTGCTGCAGTTTGTGGCCAAGCAGGGTTCCTGCTTTGAGGTTATTCTCATTTCAGACGCCAACACCTTTGGCGTGGAGAGCGCGCTGCGCGCCGCCGGCCACCAAGGCCTGTTCCGCCGCATCTTCAGCAACCCTTCCGGGCCCGACGCTCGGGGGCTGCTGGCGCTGCGGCCCTTCCACTCACACAGCTGCGCGCGCTGCCCCGCCAACATGTGCAAGCACAAGGTGCTCAGCGACTACCTGCGCGAGCGGGCCCACGACGGCGTGCACTTCGAGCGCCTTTTCTACGTGGGCGACGGCGCCAACGACTTCTGTCCCGTGGGGCTGCTGGCCGGCGGCGATGTGGCCTTCCCTCGCCGCGGCTACCCCATGCACCGCCTTATCCAGGAGGCACAGAAGGCTGAGCCCAGCTCCTTCCGCGCCAGCGTGGTACCCTGGGAAAATGCCATCGAAGTGCGCCTCCATCTGCAACAGGTGCTGAAGACGTGCTGAGGACGCGGCCTGCAGGGGGCGCCTGGCGGGAAGGGGGCCagggggctggggacagggaaagacaaacCTAGTTTTATTATTCCCTTTCCCTTTCGTTTTGATGGGTCCCTCCGGGAATTTCCGGAATCCGGAGCTCGTCCatttgggggctggaggagagagtTCGGAGCTGTCCCCATCTATGCAGTTAACCCAGCTTGGCTGTCTCCCCCAGTTCCGCTGCAAGCGAATTCTGGAGTTTGGCCCCGCCAGGGTGGTGCGCAGACCCACGCAGGCAGCAGTGTTTTCCAAAAACCTTGCCCCCTCCCAACTGGGAGGAAAGGGTTGCCTGGCAGGGTAGAGAAGGAACATCTCCCACTGTGTTTCATTAACTGTTGCCTTGGGCCGCATGACTTCCTTCCCCTAGACTTCTGTCAGGGGTACACAGGTCCTGAAATTCCTCCCCCCGTCCCTTCAGCCCTGGACTCCCCGCGGAGAGATGGTGCTCTCCACGGACGCCATTCTCAGGCCTAGGTCTTGCTTTATCTTCTGTGACCCTACACTACACTCCTGCCTCCCCCCACGCACGCTGTCAGCGTTCCCACAGGAAGAAATGCCAGAGGGAACAATCGCCTCCTGGTGGTGGGATGAGGTAGCACACTGTCCAGGGCTCGGGTCCGGCCAGCCAGGGACCTCAGAGAACGCGACGACGTCTCCTCCTCGCACCCCAGCCTCTTCTATGCAGCAAGAAACCAGGGACTTAACCAAAGTCGCCCCGCCGACTGGACTCTCTGAACCCCTCCCCTCCCGTATGGAACAGAAAGCCATGATGTTTTAAAGCAGGGCCACTGAAACCCAACCCCCTCCTCTTTTGGTGTTTCAGAGCTATAAAGGAGGTAAAGGGGCAGAGGTGACTGAGATCTCTCGCGCCGCAGTCTgagggatgaggatgagatgatctCTCAGAAAGCCCCACTTAAGTGAGGGAGCTGGACCCCACTCTTGGAGGAATGTCCAGTTTGGGGAACCAAGTGAATTCATAAAGCAAGGAACAGGCAAAAGAGCAGGGTGCAGCCTGTCTTCACAGAGAGGCACAAGGGTCTCATGGAGAGGGCTCAAGCAGGGATGGGAGATATTCCTGCTTAGGGcaggcaaagggactcagtcagcAGGAGCCTAAAAACCGGGTTACCTTTCAATCTTTCAGCACACCCCGCACCCCACCCTGCAGGGCAATCATCAAGAGGTCACCAGTTTTATTCCAAGTTGGCACTTGCAGCTGGAGACCCTGTCTTGCATGGTCCAAGGGTCTCCTGTGGATAAGATCACCAAACACCTTGGCTTCCAGTTCTTTCCTGTCTCTAGCAGGCTTCTGGGTACCTCTCCCAGGACCCCCTCCCACTGCAATGGGGGGAAGGGACAGACAACAGTTAACAGCCCAGAGGTGTGCAAGCCTGGTCCAGTCTTGAGTGAAGCTGGCTTTGGTGTGGGACTCAGGCTCACTCAAGGCAGTGCTTGAATAGCATGGCAGAGACCAGGCTGTCAGCTGATGGGCTCCACATAGTTCCCAGGGAAGAATCCAGACCCCTCGGAGCAGACACCCTCACACCATCCATCAGAGTAGCGGCGGGTGATGCAGATAACTGTGCCCTCAGAGAAGGAGAGCTCGTTGTCCTTCTGGCGGGTGTATGGGTACAGTGTCACcactggagggagagaggggagggtgcCGTGAGATGTGCCTCCTGCTGCACCCTGGGATGCTGGGGCCCACACCCTGAACTCTAGAGAGCACCATGGGGACTTGGGCAGGAGATGCCTTCTACCAAGCCCTGGGCTCCTCCTCAGCTGAGCTAATACTCAATATCAGGCCAGCTGCTtttctgtgtgggtgtgtggggaaTAACGGTCACACCTTTGCAAATGGAAGGGAGAATGGCTCTGGGCTAGAAGATTGGGGGGAAACCTGACCCCACAATCTGTTGCCCTTCAGTCCCAGGACTCAAGTACCTTTCTCCAAGTACGCATCAGGGACCCAGCTGGGCTCTTCGGACCCAAagcctggtgggggtggaggtggcagCTCCAGATCATCTACAtccaggggtggaggagggggcaggtCAAGGGGCATGGGCAGCTCTGGGGCTGGGAGAGAAGCAGAAAGGCTGCAAGTGTGACACAGGCAACCCCATCCACTCCAAGAAACTTCACTGTTGGAGAGCAGGGCCCCAGGATCTACCCATTCGATGTACTCTGCCTGCAGCCCTTGTTCATCCTGCTCCTCCCACAGTGCCTCTAGCGGgtggtaggtgctcagtaaacagcaATGTTGAACAGTGTAGGGTGATCAGACTCTGCCACTTGGCTGGGCAagccttgagcaagtcacttaatttAACTTCAcaggctcagtttcttcatctgttgaaTGGGAGTGTGAAGATCCTAAGCAGTCAAATTTAAGCAAGAAAATGGATGAGAAGCTTTGACTTGGTAAAAAGCAGGGGCTAAATTATGTTAGCCTGCTTCCTCTGCTTTCTTCCTGTCACTCCTACCTTGGACAAAGTTCACTGACATAGGCCCAGTTGGATCCAACTGgggtgaggtgaggtgaggtTTTCTCACTCGAGAGGTGAGAAGACAACCCCAAACGTTGAGataggaggaggaggcagggctcCTTACCCGGTGGGGGCAAAGACAGTTTCTCCAACGAAGTGGGTAGCAGGAAGAAGTCAGGGGCAgcaggtggtgggggtggggggtggggggctgcctgCCCCTTGGTCATGGAGACCCCACCGACACCTTCGGCGCTGCTGAAGACCAGAGAGAAAGGGGCTTTGCTAGGGTGGGGGACAACTTCCTAACTCAGTACCCAAGCTGACCCCGCCCCTTCAATCACAAGCTCCGCCCTTGTGGTCCGCAGTCTTAATCCACCTTCATGACCACCCCAACCTAAAACCTGTGGGGCTCACCCGGCTGAGGCCagtgaggaggcagaggaggcggCGGAGAGTCTGCCGTCGGGCACCACGGGGGCCTGCACGGGTTCGGGGATCCGGGGTGCtctcctggggtgggaagatagGAGGGGTGAAGTGACGTCGAGGGGGAAGCCATCAGGCGAGCAGGGGTTCGGGGTGAGAAGAGGCAGTTGTCGGAGGAGGAAGTTTGGCGCCTGGCTTGAAGGGACGGGAGGTGGGGAGTAGTTTCTGgttgaggagagggagagaagggggtgCAGGTTACGATTGTGGGAGACCTCACCCTAGGGTGGCGGAGGCGGGAGTAGCAGGCGCCTTGATGCTCTTACGAGACAAGGTCCCAGTCCGCGACAGCTGCGTGCTCAGATCCTGCAGGGGGGAGCAGGGGGCGGGGGCTGACACCCACAGGGGCCTGCAACAGCGCCCCTCCATCCCAGAGAGGAAACGGGGGAGGGGCAGATGAGAACtgggagagtggggaggagggagagcaaGTTCCGACTTCCACTTCCCAGCCtgctctcccaccccacccctctcagTCTTGCTCTTGGCAGACCGGGCCTTAAATCTGCCATAGGCTCAGGCAGACAGGATCTGAAGGCCACTTCCTCTTGCAGGGCCTCAGCAGCTGAGCCCCATTCTCACCCAAAGCCTCTGAGCGCATAGCTTTGTGGGCCTTAACTCTGAGAAACCCCAACTCCAGCCCACAGCTGAGGAGGTAGAGGCTGAGGTAGAAACCTCCCACCTGTCATTTTCACGGGCCTGAGGAACTGGCTTTGGGGAGTTCAGGGCAGAGAGGAGCAGAATGTACAGAGTACAAGTGACAAGCTGTGAACTCATGTGCAAGAGAGCACTAAAGTTGGTGATGGAGTTTCCCCAAGAATAGGTACATGAGGAATGATGTCCTCTGCTATCCTCCCCTGGAGACAAGATAAAAGGGACTTGAACTCAGGCATAAAGAATTTAGGTTGGATAAAAGGAAGAACTTACTGGTAAGAGGGCCTAGCGACTGAAAGAGGGAGTGTGATTTCTGTTTTGGAGGGAGATGTTGTGTTAAGGAAATCAAGGGGCTGTTTAGATACAGGAGAGCAGCCAATCTAATCTGGAATGTTGACGTGTGGGGACAAGGAATGGATAAAATGGGATTAAGGGTGTGTCCTCTTTCACCTCGCAGAAGGAGGTAGGCTGTGAAGAAAATGCCAGTCTTCAGCATGTCCTCATTTGAGTGCCTACAtcccccgccctccccacccAACAGCAACTCTGGGTGACTGTTCAGCACAGTGACCTCAAACCTCCAGACAGAGGAAGTTGCTGTTCTCATGTGGCTGGGGAACCATTCTCATGCACCCTGACGTCTTCCCTCTCCGCTCttccccttcacacacacacacacccatcctgTACCCACAAGTTTGTATGTGTGAGCCCAGGTGGCATTGTCAGCAGGTCTTGTGATAAGGGTAAAGGTCAGTTATTAAGAGAAAGGTCATGAtgaattttaaaggaagaagatGGGCCCCCTCTCCTATAAGGGGGCCCCATGGGGAGCAGCAGAGCCACTTAGGGCGATGGCTTCAGGGAATGAGGAAGGAAAGGGGCTGCAGGGTGGGACAAGAACATGGTCCTGGAAGAGAAGTGAGGCTCTAGAGCGAAGGGAGCCATGAGGCAGAAGAGGCtgggggcacttccctggtggtccagtggttagggctctgtgcttccgCTGCATGGGGCATGGACTGGGGAAACAAAATCCCCATGAGGTATGGCCTTAAAAAAACAGAGGCTGTGCTGTGGAGAAAGAGGAGGGGCCCCTCTCTCTACCTTGATCCCATGGCCAATGTCATCCAGGCAACTGAAGTTGAGGGGTCTCCTGTAGTAGGGCGTGAGGTGAGGCAGGCTCTCAGGGGCGATGATCTTCTGGCCGGGAGGCAGCCGCTGGACAGTGGCTAAGGTGCCGATCTCCCTTCGGGCCACTTTCTCCATATGCATGTTCACCATCTGTGTGACAGAGTTGGAGGTGACAATGCTCTTTCCCTTAAAactttggggagggggagaggccaTGGGAGGCAGCGAGGTGCCGGGAAAGAGAGAGTTTtgtccctgaggtcacacagcatttGGGTAAAGAGTTGCCAGGAGAGGATGGAGCCACTTTGGAGCAACTTCCAGTGGAAGAGAACAAGAGTTATTATTAGCTGAGCAGGaaccagaggaaaagagaaaacacagcATCCTTAAGGGGTgctgggaggaggctgggccagCTTGGGAGCAGAGGGAGACAATGTGGAGGTGGCTGAGAATCATGGCTGAATCAGCTCTccctcttgctgctaagtcacatcagtcgcgtccggctctgtgcgaccccatagacggcagcccaccaggctcccccgtccctgggattctccaggcaagaatactggagtgggttgccttgggGGACAATATAAGCGAATCAACTTCCTCTTGGAATGTTCTTTGGAGAAACCTACATCTCTGAGAGGGTGTGAACTTCAATCTGCTGGGGTGAGAGAAAAAGACACACTCACACTGAACATGTGAGTGATGCACAGGCCAGGCTGATGCATGTGGTTTATGGGGTAATTCCTCGGCCAAGGattcaggaaggaaggaggagggtgtaTATGCGAGATGGGGTGGGACGCTGTGTGGTGGTGGCAGCGCTTCCAGGGCTGAGAATGACCTTGCCAAGCAAGCAGTCTGACTTTGGGATATTTATAAAGTCACCGCCTGTGTTTAGATGAAAACAGGGTACATTTGCCTCTTTTCTGTGCTATGTAGCCACTGTGGAGGGGAGAGCCTGCTTTCTATCGTGTAGGAAGGAATTCAGAAAGAGTTCTGCCATCAGGGAGTTCCTGGTCAGAAGGGGACAGCAAGGCCCACCCCTGAGACACATGGAAGCTCAAAAAGCTTGGCAAGTGCCAACTTTCTGGGACAGAGGTGGGTGTTTGGATGTagaggaaggcaggaaagaaCTTTTGCTGCAGAAGATGTCCGGGTGGGGCTGAAGAGTTAGGGGCTGAGGCGAGCAGCTTTCCCCCAGCTTTTACCTGGCCCAGTGTGCTCACGCGGGCTTCCACCTGCCTCAGGGCAGCCGCCTGAAGATCCAGCATCCGCAGGGTGTGTCCAGCCAGATTGCCCACCTGGTAGGCCACGCTGGCCAGGGCCTGGGTGGTGAAAGCCATGGTCTCCTCCAGTGCTTTTCGCTTGTCCGTGGCCTGAAATACACACAGCCCTGGCATGTTCCACTGGGTCCTTGGCTGTGGGCTGGGATGGGATAGGGTATGAAGAAGATGGGGGCTGAGTTGGGAGAAAGCGGTTACCGTCAGATGTTTGAGGAGGTTTCTGTAAGAACGATGCGGTAAGAAGGACTCAAGGGGTATTAGGAAAGTGACTCTGCAGCCCTGGGAACTGGGTCCAAGGGGAGGTAAAGATACCCTTCTCAGATAGTCACACTGAGGATTAGCCCTACTACCCtcctgaagatatttttttaGGGGGGATCGTAAATGGTGAACagtagaaaggaaagaggaagtcaACACTGGCTGGAAAAGATATTATTGGACTTGAAAACCAAACAACCAACCTCAGGCCCTCATCCCAGACCTTCTAACCAGAATCCCCTGGGCATGTGGCCAATGAATCTGTACCTTTAAAAGCTCCTTAGGTGACTCCTGAGCTCCTGGCTTAGCTCTGGTCTGCAAGGCGGTGTTTGGGAACCAATAATTTGGTCCATTTTATTGataagaaactgaagcccagaaggGGTAGAATAAAGCAACTTCTAACTGTAGCCTatattgtgaaagtgttagttgctcagttgtgtctaactctttgtgaccccatggactgtagcccaccaggcttctctgtggaattttccaggcaagaatactggagtgggttgccattcccttctccagggaatcttcctgacccagggatcaaacccaggcctcccacattgcaggcagattctttactgtctgagccaccagagaagtgtAGCCTGTATAACCGGGGCCTGTATAGGGTCCCACAAGGCTGGCTCCTGtttttctcctcaccctcatccccttcctctctcctgctcACTCATGGTCCTCCAGCCACATTGGCTATTGGGTCTCAGTTCCTGATCAAGCTGAGATTGCTTGTACCTCAGGACTTTTGCACTTGTTGTACTTCAGGTCTTCAGAGATACTTGCCCGATCACCCCAAGATCTCCCCTAGCCCACCTCTGTATTGACTCTGTATTAGATTTACTGTTTTCTTCATAGAACTTAGTACCATCTGAAATTTTTTATCTATGTACTTCATTATCTatccccccatacacacacacacacacacacacacacacacacatccacatacACTAGAATGTAAGCCCTAAGAGGGAAGGGAGCTCATCTGTTTTATTCTGTATCCTATCCTGGAATAGTTAGTGCCCAACATACAGATGAAACTTGATGAATATGCATTTGTGAATTAATCAGTGGGTTGAATGCAAACCCAAACACTTGCTGGCCATGTTCCTACtgcctgccaggcactgtgcccgGTGCTGGCTAGGGCCACACTTCCAGgcagtggtggtggggtgggcagggagtgTCTGAAGACTGAAGAGGGTTTACTTCTCTAGTCATTTGGTTCCCCAGGCAGCTTCCTCATCTCAGGTTGGGACACGAGGGTAGGGGCCAATCCAGGGCAAGTCTGGGGAGAGGCCAGCAGACTAATCAGTAAGGCTGCACCCTGAGATCTCCTTGTTAAGGGCCTTCAGTTGATCCTCGAGGCCCATAGTGGAGAACAGACCTAGAACCTATCTAAGCAGGGTGCTCAAAGAGACCTGGGAGCATCTAGTGTAGCCCCAATGAAACTTGAACCAAAGGGTGGGCCCAGAACCTTCTCCCCTCAGGTGCTTCTCCATGCCTTTCTGTTCCAAAGAGGCTAAGAACTGCTTATTTGCATCCAATTTACATATCATCAACATACATAACTGAGTGCcttgaaaaggcaaagagatcaACCCAGAAAGAACAACAGGTCTAATTGTAGTTCAAGACTGTCCTTGagtagatgaggaaatgaaggccCAGAATGGAGCAGTGACTACTCTGTATTAGCTGGCCTCTCTTGTACTCACCCCTCCCTGGACTGGCATGTGGAATTCATCACTGGATTTTTCCTGTCAGTCCAAACAGGAAACATGTCTGCTTGGGCCCAGCTCTGGGGAGGACAGAGCCTGGATGCCTACCGACTCCTGGCTTTGGTCTTAACCCAAAGTCAGGTCTAGAGAAACAAAGGTCTGGGATCCATCTTCATGGCTGACTGCTTATTCATCATGCAAATTACCCTGTCTACAAACTCAATGGACCCTGACAGAGAACTCTGCAGTTGACCCTAGCTTGTCCTCCCCCATTCCCCAAGGGCTTCCTGACACCTGCTTGAGATGGAGGGGGCGGTGTGAGGAAGGAGGGGAGATCGTGGGAACCAGGTCTTATTTAAGACCAGTTTTGAGAAGTCATCCAAATCCTTCCTAGGCATTTGCTCCTCAGAAAATCCTCAGAGGAGCCAGGGAAGGTAACTAGTTCTGTGGTCTAGTAGTGTTCTGCATGAAGGAAGCTGAAATCCAAGGATTCTGACCTGGGTCAGGGCTTCTGAGGCCCTGAGGGTTTTTGCAAGGGCTGCTTCACCTCAGTAGAAT
Proteins encoded in this window:
- the PHOSPHO1 gene encoding phosphoethanolamine/phosphocholine phosphatase isoform X3 — its product is MAAQGSPRFLLTFDFDETIVDENSDDSIVRAAPGQRLPESLRATYREGFYNEYMQRVFQYLGDQGVRPRDLRAVYESIPLSPGMGELLQFVAKQGSCFEVILISDANTFGVESALRAAGHQGLFRRIFSNPSGPDARGLLALRPFHSHSCARCPANMCKHKVLSDYLRERAHDGVHFERLFYVGDGANDFCPVGLLAGGDVAFPRRGYPMHRLIQEAQKAEPSSFRASVVPWENAIEVRLHLQQVLKTC
- the ABI3 gene encoding ABI gene family member 3, with amino-acid sequence MAELQQLQEFEIPTGREALRGNHSSLLRVADYCEDNYVQATDKRKALEETMAFTTQALASVAYQVGNLAGHTLRMLDLQAAALRQVEARVSTLGQMVNMHMEKVARREIGTLATVQRLPPGQKIIAPESLPHLTPYYRRPLNFSCLDDIGHGIKDLSTQLSRTGTLSRKSIKAPATPASATLGRAPRIPEPVQAPVVPDGRLSAASSASSLASAGSAEGVGGVSMTKGQAAPHPPPPPPAAPDFFLLPTSLEKLSLPPPAPELPMPLDLPPPPPLDVDDLELPPPPPPGFGSEEPSWVPDAYLEKVVTLYPYTRQKDNELSFSEGTVICITRRYSDGWCEGVCSEGSGFFPGNYVEPIS
- the PHOSPHO1 gene encoding phosphoethanolamine/phosphocholine phosphatase isoform X1, with amino-acid sequence MCQHLWPWPANLPLLGRLLPRPLSLAPSSSCSSLPCSQDGGMAAQGSPRFLLTFDFDETIVDENSDDSIVRAAPGQRLPESLRATYREGFYNEYMQRVFQYLGDQGVRPRDLRAVYESIPLSPGMGELLQFVAKQGSCFEVILISDANTFGVESALRAAGHQGLFRRIFSNPSGPDARGLLALRPFHSHSCARCPANMCKHKVLSDYLRERAHDGVHFERLFYVGDGANDFCPVGLLAGGDVAFPRRGYPMHRLIQEAQKAEPSSFRASVVPWENAIEVRLHLQQVLKTC
- the PHOSPHO1 gene encoding phosphoethanolamine/phosphocholine phosphatase isoform X2, translating into MSGCFPVAGLRCLSRDGGMAAQGSPRFLLTFDFDETIVDENSDDSIVRAAPGQRLPESLRATYREGFYNEYMQRVFQYLGDQGVRPRDLRAVYESIPLSPGMGELLQFVAKQGSCFEVILISDANTFGVESALRAAGHQGLFRRIFSNPSGPDARGLLALRPFHSHSCARCPANMCKHKVLSDYLRERAHDGVHFERLFYVGDGANDFCPVGLLAGGDVAFPRRGYPMHRLIQEAQKAEPSSFRASVVPWENAIEVRLHLQQVLKTC